The segment caaataacaaaactaaagaATATAGCACCACATGGCACTTGTCTGATAtgtcataaaattaaaaagaagttGTTGTTGAAGATTTGAGGAATAGACGCATCAACACGAATGAATTGCCCTTTTCAGTCTTGTTAATGACTTCTACATTCTATAACAAATACTCAGTTAATGAAAAGACGTCGTTAGTGTATCTCTGACGTTTATAGGCAGGATTCATGCCATATTATTGTATCCTTTTTGGTGACGAGAGAATCAAAATCTGTATACGCATCGTTGAGCTAGATCGTACGCTAAGTCGCTAAGTCAAGTGAAGCCAACTTTGTACGCTATATACAAAAAATGAGCACATGCACACACGTACAAGAAAAACATTTCTAACAAATGGAAAAAACGTAGAAAGCCCCCACAAGACCTATTAAAAGGCCCAACAAAAAGCTCAAAAAGAGTTCATTTCTAAAGCATTCTTCTTACACTTTAACAAAGCCACGACCGCTTCACCGTACATACAATTCCCGGCGAAAGCCTCCGTCGCCAGCTCATCATCTCCGTCATCAGAATATCCCTCACTCGGCCTTACGATCACAAGCGTCGCGGATTCTAAACATATACCACTCTTAAGCTTCAGCGATGGCGCGTGTCTCATGCTCATCCTCACGCTCGGGACCACACTTCTATTTTTCTCCACGCGCTCGTCAACTGCTGCTCCCCCACGCGCCGCCTCCATCTTTCGAAACTCTCTCAGCCCCTCCGTTCCCATCACCAACGTCCCTTCTCCTCCTCTGTCGCGTATCACCAAACTCTCCATCTCTTCGTGCTCCTTCACGACTTGGCTCATCAAGAAATGACGAGTCGACGCAGCCATCAAAGCGCTTATCGTCCACATCACGCGCGTTTTCAGCCCCGTCACGAACTCGGCGTCTGACTCGCCGTCGGAAGAAGCAGACGCCGGAGAAGACTCGGTGGAGGCGGAACGAAACGCGACGACTACTAATGTTTCGAGAGTTTCACCGTGCTCTGCTTTCCACTTGACGGCGGCGCCTTTCTCGAGGCTTGCATCGCCGCCGGGAAGCTCGACTTCGAGATTCTTGACCCGGTCAAACGGGGAGAGAATCTTGGAAGGGATGTTCGGAGAAAGATTCTTGATTGGAATCGGTTTAGCCGGTTTAGAGAATAAAGAACACAAACCGTGAAAGGACTTCAATACGGAAGTGAAAATGTTGCTGACGGGAGAATCGGGTTGTGACTCGGTTGTGCCGACCTGGTCGAGTCGGAGGATGAGTGACTCGGACTGAGGGACGAGCGAGTTAAATCGTTTTGAGAGGGAACTACAACGAAGTAAGGTTCTGACGTCACCAACTTTGTTCAAGACATCGACGATGATCGCATCTGGAAGTCCATCAAACACGTCCATCTTTGTTTATGACCTTTGGTCTGTTTCAGTTTCTCTCTTTGTGTCTTTCACTTTGTTTCTGTTTATGTCTGCTTCGAGTTTTGAGAGTGTGACTACAAGGGGAAgagtttaaataaggaaagggACGACGGAGCTACCGGCGTATGGGACCTACTTTGCCGTCTTTTAATGCTATTTTTATCGgctactagagattttttccgcgcttcgcgcggattgtgtcttataaatttattttatttataatattatttgtcggtttttttttttacattaacttcttatTTTTCCaatattagtttttcttaatttaaatttatatgtttataattttttcatttctcttgttgtagatggagaattatattttttattgattgttttttgtatatgacataaactttttgaaattttaaaataatattatatatagtacgattaacacattaaagaagagaaatatattcaggcacattttacacaggttttatatgcataattttaaacattatatatgtatatattataagtttgaaacatgtaaatgctttctaaagctaaatacttgttctgagtttacataacttatcgaaagttttatctctatttaaattcaaatcacagaaaaaaatatcaaaaagtcagtatatatgggttttttgggcttttaaatcaacactggaaaattacatgaattagataacaatagttttataaacaactgaataaaatttgaccgagccaaagattttcacacaatatgttctttcttcttcaaattgcgaagagcctatagacacaagaaaaaaatcataatttttgttttcacttatataacattttttctcctttacacacggagtttattacactgctataagcaatggagaactctattcatataagattcacatctatgcattttgacaaataagaattttagccatctttagtttcggaatggtccaacttcagtcatatacactatattttccctatgattcaaatcttacaattttaatatatgtgcagatttccatgtgaaaaagtaTGTACGCCaactatcattcaacctattactttttccaaagtaaacactataatctttgtttggttagctccacaaactaatctctttggatcagcttactaaaaaatatggatactaatgtcagaaaagaatataaacactatcaacaataaatattggcacaagactatttggttcaaggaacatattccacgtaatgcgtttatatcatggctggctttgcggagaagactgccaaccaaggatcgcttgaggcgttgggggttaaatgtctcaggaacgtgcgttctttgtaatctggaaatagagactcaccatcatctcttctttgaatgctctttctctcgcttgatatgggagccttttgctgatgaagtttggatttctcctccggctgatctacactctgttgcaacctggatcaatcaacctcgcgtcaacgcagatgcgcatgctactccagtcatcaagctctactttcagtcagccatctacctgttgtggaaagagcgtaatgctcgtgtgttcacagctgtctcctcaccttcatcagtcatccttgcctctctcgaccgtatgatgcgtgaccgtctctTCTCTTACCCGGCacgttcttctttctcctcttctctacttctttttatctttcttgtataagacttccttaaggctttttttaccttgagttgttgttggttgtttttgtttcctttctgtaataagttgtttaaaaacaacagtgtaacctttcagaaaatgataatcataacatcttaccaaaaaaaaaaacaaatattgacttatttatgtgaatatatattttattttaaatcattatagtagacgaagaaagcaccataatttgtacaacaaattttcttagattcacctcatcatatgcaccattttaccattttaattacataattttacatgagcgtCTTCACCCTTCctggttattttctctttatttataactacaatattaagttataaactatatatattataaattaatcatttatttacccttaaagtctaacgattaaaaatagaacataattcaatatagatttatgattctattaataaattagcagttacaaatttgaaatttttagaaatatcaaaagtcgtatgttagttaattatcttttaagaaacatatatttataattctttttggataagaatattttggctgaggtggatagtcccaaaagctttgaatttagtcccttttatatagtagaatACTAATAGACAAGCGTGGGTTTGATGTTTTCAACAGGATCCATCGGACGGTCTATCTATAAGCGTTTCTTGATCGACGCTCCACGCTGGTTTAACATATACTTTACCATTATCTTAATCCGTATCAGAAAAATCCAAGCAGACTCATATatgttataataatataattttctttaatgGAATCATATCTTTATGCCAATATGCTATCtcgtaaaataaatttattagaatAGTCTTATATATATGTCTACTAGTTACTGCTAAAGttgaaattttctttgtttttcgaAGATTCTGAAGCAAAATTCAAATGGGTTAATTTGTTAAGTGGATACGTTGATTATAAGAACCAATTGGTGTTAAATGCAATATATTCCattatttacacatttataaGTAAGTTTCGCAAGACTTGTAAACATACTTCTATGTACGATGATGCAAGATTTTAACTCTTTGGCACTCGGAAGGGTCAAACtctctatataaaatataattataaatacatatacatatcaATAGTAGAATCATCAAGGACATTTCCGTTTTTTAAATGAGGAAAATTATAAGCATTAAAAATTGCAATGTTTCCGGAGTCACGCCGTGCAAAAACaatcttaaataattttattgaaagaTCATTGGTCACTGATTATTGGTTAAGAATGCCCAACACATTTAGATGATTACATCACTTTAAAGTTCCAATGTTAGAATTATTAATCAAACTTCAAACGGTGGTGATCTAGTGACCGTGTATGTATTGTAATGAATATAAATACAATatgttattatttgttttttttaagaatatgttattatttgtttaagagtatttgttttgtttaagaGAATTTATAAACGAATGATTCTAAATGGTATATTTTCACAAAGATTCTTTCAACTGTGAATAATATAAATGGA is part of the Brassica rapa cultivar Chiifu-401-42 chromosome A09, CAAS_Brap_v3.01, whole genome shotgun sequence genome and harbors:
- the LOC103869069 gene encoding F-box protein At1g22220-like, which gives rise to MDVFDGLPDAIIVDVLNKVGDVRTLLRCSSLSKRFNSLVPQSESLILRLDQVGTTESQPDSPVSNIFTSVLKSFHGLCSLFSKPAKPIPIKNLSPNIPSKILSPFDRVKNLEVELPGGDASLEKGAAVKWKAEHGETLETLVVVAFRSASTESSPASASSDGESDAEFVTGLKTRVMWTISALMAASTRHFLMSQVVKEHEEMESLVIRDRGGEGTLVMGTEGLREFRKMEAARGGAAVDERVEKNRSVVPSVRMSMRHAPSLKLKSGICLESATLVIVRPSEGYSDDGDDELATEAFAGNCMYGEAVVALLKCKKNALEMNSF